tcggtcacGGACAACTCTACTCTTTTTGCTCTTATTAGCTAGTGtcactcatgatttctacctccctctagatatgacttcctgccaggggcagttgagatgcaaggagagggagtcctcgcatcgacttggtggttttggaaggaGTCCGGAATACCAGAAGGGTCCAAGTTGAAGTTGGAAGAAGTtatttatacttatatatgttGTTGCGCATGCATAGGAAACACCAGCTTAATTCCTCCTTAGACTTTGTATTACCTTTAGTATATTTCACTTTAAAAGTTTGCATTCGGATGGTGACGTAAACCTATCCCATACCTTgaggatagcctggtacgatgcaggatccgatccggagttcgacTCTAACGATGACGGTTGTACGACTGAAGCTCGCGCTGCACTCAagttgcctgtggaggaggttccaGAAGATAAAGGATAATCAGAAGCCTAGTTATGGTTTTCCGTTTTCTGTTTGTTCGCTTTAGCCGAGAGACTTATAATAAATTTCGTACTACAAATTCTATAAATTTATATAATAATTAAATTCATGATTGATCTTATACGAAATATAACTGAGATATTATGATTGGAATAAATTCTGTACATGGTAATACTTATCCAGAAACTATCACACTCTTACGGGATTCTCGATTTGGAAATGCGCTTGGTTTCAATAACTGTGTAACATTAGCATAGCGCGTTTGGTTTCTTTCCCCTTCCGCAAACCAAAATGTTGGCGGCTCGCCggctctccgccgccacctccgcctccacctctcctctcctcctccgccgccgcctctctgTGCAGATCCATTCCAcggccctgccgccgccgcccccgcccccgccggagGCGACCGAGTCGGGGCCGGGAGCGTGGGCCcgccgcgcggcggcgctctCACTGCTGGGGCTGACCGGCGCCGTCGCGGCCAGCGCCGTCAGCGACCTCTCTGTCTTTCTCTCCTGCTCCAGGTCGTGCCCTCGAATCCCGTGGCGTCTTGCATTCAATATTTACTGTTTCTTGTGATGCTTGTCTTGGGATCAGCACGCCCTTGAATGTTTGGATTTGTAAGCCATTGTTTTAACAGTATATGTAACTGATTTTCGTTTCACCTGTTCTATAGTTAGGAATTTTTGACCTGTAGCCTAGACCTATATGTGTAGTACTTTTGATCCCTACGTAGAGGATGAATGGTGACTTTGTGGCAGCCTGTAGGATTCTTGTACCTTCGAATGATGCTATGTTAGTCATGTAATGTGCTTACTTACCATTGTTGGATTTGGTTTCCGTTGTCCAGAAGAGGAATTGCTGTGGCTTACTTCTTTTGGTGACCTTGTTGCAGCCAGGCAATAGGGAAGGCCACCCAGAACCAGCAGATAGTGAATGCCATTGGCAAGCCGATTGTGCGGGGCCCCTGGTACAGTGCTTCCATTGCTGTGAATCATGCGAGGCATTCTGTCTCCTGCACGTTCCCAGTGTCCGCCCCCCAAGGAAGCGGGCTTCTGAAGTTCAAGGCTGTTCGTCTGGGAGGTATGTGCTAGTAACGTCACAAATCAAATTTGTTGAGGTGATTCCAGTCGTTATGAGTGAACTGATTAGACGTTCCTATTAGGATCCTGTAATGTTGCATAAGCTACACGCCTACACCAGTTCAGTGCCTCCAAAAAACTGAAAGAGTCTTCCGCTAATGTCCATATTGTAGCTCAACCTTTGGATTTTTTCCCTTGTGTACTAAATGTTGCAGGAGTTTTGGTTACCTTAGTGGAAAGGAAGACTATAGCAATACACATTGTTTGCAGACGTAGTTGATTGATCGCAGCTCTTAAGCCAATTTTGTCATTCCTTGGCATTACAGGCCTATCAGACCTTACAATGCCCCCACTCCCCCAAAAATTACTGTAGGCCATGTTATAATCAATGCTAGGTA
The sequence above is drawn from the Panicum hallii strain FIL2 chromosome 7, PHallii_v3.1, whole genome shotgun sequence genome and encodes:
- the LOC112900094 gene encoding uncharacterized protein LOC112900094; the encoded protein is MLAARRLSAATSASTSPLLLRRRLSVQIHSTALPPPPPPPPEATESGPGAWARRAAALSLLGLTGAVAASAVSDLSVFLSCSSQAIGKATQNQQIVNAIGKPIVRGPWYSASIAVNHARHSVSCTFPVSAPQGSGLLKFKAVRLGDESWYSFLKPSDWEILIMDAILDIHTEDGKHRTMRVTIPDNTPAPPPADCTACKSHTPPTPSPPLPPPPADK